In Anaerolineae bacterium, one genomic interval encodes:
- a CDS encoding MBL fold metallo-hydrolase encodes MIRVQLWGTRGSITTPGQANLYYGGETPCIELIGVSNHNPGAVTQSGNPYLILDGGSGLTALQTALMAGACGRGQGELHFLISHYHWDHVIGLPFFLPIFVPGNRITFYGDSVENLRSTIERLFTSNYSPLKGTQNLSANLDYRPVTLDQDMDIAGFRVQATPHQHPGKVLTYRVQYGNAVLVYSTDYGIGNPAIDNKLLKLAQNANLWIMDAMYTPELRQEREDWGHSTHLEAVQLAVEAEVERAVLFHHSPGHNDRTLAQMEREAMEIAAGTPTRVLMARDGMVLEVGR; translated from the coding sequence ATGATTCGCGTGCAGCTTTGGGGCACCAGAGGCTCAATTACCACGCCGGGCCAGGCCAACCTGTATTACGGCGGTGAAACTCCGTGCATTGAACTCATTGGCGTTTCAAACCACAACCCCGGAGCGGTGACCCAGTCGGGCAATCCGTATCTTATCCTGGATGGCGGTTCTGGCTTGACCGCGCTGCAAACAGCGTTAATGGCCGGCGCTTGTGGTCGCGGTCAGGGTGAACTACATTTTCTTATCAGCCATTATCACTGGGATCACGTGATTGGTTTGCCCTTTTTTTTGCCCATATTTGTGCCGGGCAATCGCATTACCTTTTATGGCGACTCGGTAGAAAACCTTCGCTCAACCATTGAGCGACTATTTACCTCTAACTATTCCCCGCTCAAGGGCACCCAAAATCTGTCTGCCAATTTGGACTATCGGCCGGTGACTCTGGACCAAGATATGGACATCGCCGGGTTTCGGGTGCAAGCCACGCCACACCAACATCCGGGTAAAGTGTTAACTTATCGGGTTCAATATGGTAACGCGGTGCTGGTCTACTCCACCGACTACGGCATTGGTAACCCGGCCATTGATAACAAATTGCTAAAGTTGGCTCAAAACGCCAACCTCTGGATTATGGATGCCATGTATACCCCGGAACTGCGCCAGGAGCGGGAAGATTGGGGCCACAGTACCCATTTGGAAGCGGTGCAATTGGCCGTGGAAGCGGAGGTAGAACGAGCAGTTTTATTCCATCATTCACCCGGCCATAACGACCGGACGCTGGCCCAAATGGAACGCGAGGCTATGGAAATAGCCGCCGGCACGCCAACCCGGGTACTGATGGCCCGTGACGGAATGGTGCTGGAGGTGGGCCGCTGA